From the Geotrypetes seraphini chromosome 8, aGeoSer1.1, whole genome shotgun sequence genome, the window aagatttgacacttacggcctcttttacaaagccacgcagcaacaCCCCcgtagccctttaaatctctatgggcttcggggccgcaagtgcagctttgtaaaagaggccattagcagtgttccagtagcatttaagccacccttgaaaacaattaatgcagatcctcttattccaaaTAACTACTGCCAATATCAAACCTtctatttctttcaaaactaccgtacttgagagagtggtattcaaccaacttcaaactcacattgaatcagttaatgctttgcatccccggcAATCTAGATTTTAAGacagcaattctgccacagcaaatgcactgatgcctataggaattgaattgactttggtgcatttgccatgggagaatcactaTTGTGGcttactgagtgaactccatagtcatctagaccagtgtctctcaacttcttcaagccaagtaccccctaagtctaacaaataccaatcgAGTACCCCAGCCTAAGccccgcccctgaccccacccccattataatagtactaattgtaatgcaattttttccatttatttttcatgtacactcactataatcttattaattcataatggtaaccacaaaattgaaaaaagcacaaagcacactgtattcaGAGaacatgttaattatcattttatatttgttttatttttcaaagaggtcagggcggtgtcaggtcaaaagcgcgccgggacaaaggcgcgcccagacaattgagcgcagcgcgcgctgccgcaccgctctaaattactgtttttagggctctgatgggggggtggggggggaaccccccccactttacttaatagacatcgcgccgcgttgtggggggtgtggggggttgtaaccccccacattttactgaaaacttcactttttccctgtttttagggaaaaagttcagtttacagtaaaatgtggagggttacaaccccccataacgccggcgcgatgtctattaagtaaactggggaggttccccaaccaaaactccccgtcggagcccctaaaaactgtaatttagagtggcgtggcggcgcgcgctgcgctcaattgttggcgcgcgcttttgtctttcgcgccgttgtctatgaaccggtcagGGCAGACGgctttaaaatattcaatgtcacctcagtaacaactatagaaaaatagacaaatatagtgcaaaatatagacagcagatataaattctcaaaaccgacacattttgatcactaaattaaaaataaaatcatttttcctacctttctctggtgatttcatgattctctgactgtgcatccaatatttctttcttactGCTTCCTGCACGATTCCTCTACTCCAGACttcattctcttccccaaccaatatctctctctgtccctccatgagtccaacttttcttcctctctcctccacccctattggcaacatgtctctctttctctccctcctgtgTTATGATTttacatctctctgttcttcctcagggtctccccccttccccccctttctctctcttctgtctgcacctcccatagtccagcatctgcctcatgtcatagaaacatgatggcaaataaagaccaaatagcccatccagtctgcccctttgGTTCAggcctctgtctttcttctgcttataaccccctcctctccccccaaaaatttccagaatttgttctcctttcttccaagtctttctttccttcctccctccctccttggtccagaatctttccacctctctgcagtctctttctcctaagttcaacatctgcccccctctcttctgcctcccctttgtttcaggtttctccctctgtcttccttctgataacattttgagtcctcccaccttttttccaggtctttctgtctctctcactctctttgacaATGTAATATTTTCTCTCACTATGTCCTTGTTACAAGCCTCAGAACTGGACTAAGTTCACTCTCTCAATTCATATAGGCTAGGCACCTTCCTTAGCTAGTAACAGAAGATgagaccaagaaaaaaaaaacaaactataatGCTGTGAGCAagtcagtcccccccccccaaaaaaaaaaaaaaagcaaaagaaataaatattcaaGAAGGTATGCCacaagcacataagaacataagaattgccgctgctgggtcagaccagtggtccatcgtgcccaaagTCTGCTCCCAcggaggcccttaggtcaaagaccagtgccctaactgagaccagccctacctgtgtacgttctggttcagcaggaacttgtctaattttgtcttgaatccctggaaggtgttttcccctataacagtctccataagagcgttccagttttccacctctctctgggtgaagaagaacttccttacgtttgtatggaacctatccccttttaactttagagagagccctctcgttctccctaccttggagagggtgaataacctgtcttcaTATTCTCTGTTTCAAATGAGAAATTCAGATTAACAATACAAGATATGTTATCAAAGATACCAAGTCATACTCATTCGGGGACCCGACtcctaatctaatgcttggctttatataacAAGACTTCAATCCAGAAAAGCTCGTCTCGGTTTACAGTAGTTAATTTAGGCCAATAAGgactgaaaagaaagaaaaaaaaaatgagaggaAATTAATTACCAAAGTACTTAGCGaacagaatagttttcaaagacttaatgaaaaaaaggaaaagagacaGAACTTCTTAAAAAgaatggaagattgttccaaagttGAGGAAATTTTAAGGTCAAAGAATGGCCAAAGATCTTGGTTCCTTTGATACCTTTGCTAGAAGGACAGGATAATTTGAGTTGTTGGTCACCCCTTGtgaaagagaatctataaagattccaggATAGCAGAACTAGAGGAGGGAAAATGCcataaagaattttgaaaatagcacaagcacatttaaactggattctccCCGGgaaccctgccatctcttcttctctcttcaTCTACCTTAGggatgggcaaactttttgacttgtgggccacaatgggttcttaaatttgacagaggggccgggcGACCGGggcaactgggggggggggtgcggggtGACATTTGGAGAGGGCAATATTCCATTCTATTTTACAACAGTTTGTGGGCTGTTCCTCAAGGAGTTTGTCCAAAcctatttttttaaacccagccagGGTCAGCCGGAAGGAAGGGGTAAGTTGGGGGCTCTGGCAAACCTTCTGGCGCTGCAGCGACCAAGCGAAAGGGCGTGTAGAGGAAGGCTCGGCTGCACAAAGAGCCGCATTTCCTGTGTCACCGTTGGCAGCAGAGGAGAGCGTTGGCGTCGCCCTCatgaaggaggggagggaggaagaagtcTTTGAGAGCGCCAAGGCAGACGTCTCTTACCCAGCAGTAGGAGCTTGACCTCGCAGGTTGCGTTCTCGCCATCCTCGTGCAGGCTCCGGTTGATTTTGCTCCTCACCTCGGCCGCCTTGTTCTCGGCGCTCAGTGTGCAGCCCATGTTTATATTTTGTTAACATTTAATAcaccgcttaagcatattacagctctaagtggtttacaataaaatacagataaattaggaaaggaactccattggaGATAGGAAAATTAGAGataattacaaaaattaaatagtaagtAACAAGATGAATATATGAATTATAATCAAACAgaataaataaaagataaaagaaaaattaaaacaaactcAATAAAAATAGTGTTGTTAGAACAGTAAGCTGGCCTCTGTCATTAATAATGTCACTGGCAAGCTGGCCTGTCATTAATCCTGACCAGATCTTCGTATGATGGCTGTGACAAGAGGCAGCTGAAAGCAGGACCTTCCCCAATGGGCCAAAGCAGGAAGCAGACCAGAGAAACAGATGCCAGGAGGAGAAGGTCAAGACCTGAACAGCCAAGAGCCGGTCCCCGAAGAAGAGGCAGTCCAAGGACACCGACGATTGAGGCAGCAAAGGAAGCACGTTCACATCCACCCCAGCAGCCTCAGGAGAGAGGAAATCACAGTTGTCAGGAGTCATGATGAAGAAGTTGGAGAGGCCTGATCCAGATCCACTCGTCAAAGCCACACAGGGGCACTGTGCACCACTCGCTCGCTCGCTCCCTCTGCCCCATGACTTCAGAGGGTCCGACAGACAGAGCCATGGAAGATTAACTTCGCTCGCTCATGTTTTCTCATTCTCTTTCCCACAGAGTCTCTGTGGGCCTCACTCACTGGCTGACGAGCGCCGACAATGGCTAGTCCCTTCCTGCAGCcacgggccggatttggcccgcaggttgtagtttgcccatgtctgctagCTACTAGCATGTCTCCTCCTTTCCTCGATCTGGCACCTTTCCCTCAAACCTTCCCTCCTCCATCAAACTCATATTTAAGGTTATACAGTAGTAATCCCGCAACTTTCCTTCTCCGGCAGCCCTTCACCCATGTCACAATTTCTCTACGCTGAGGAACTAACGTCAAAGGAGGGTGGGTCACCGGACAAGAAATGCAGCGGGGCGTGTTGCAGGTGATCTCAGCGACAAATTGGAAGTAGAGAAGTGCGCTGAAAAGGTTTGCGGAAATCCCGCAAGGTTGGAAGTAGTTGAAGTACCCCCTCCTCTTCCCAGTACAGCTGCACTTACTCTCTGCTCGGGATAAAGGAGTGAGGCTCACATTGACAAGTGCATGGGTCAATGTCGCTGCAATCAGTCCGGGCAGAGATACAATGCCGAGATGATAGCTGGCCGCTCActtaaattagccgggcggagcgcccggctaaaacgcgctggggagaacactgccagACTTTAtaatctatggcccagaaatatcaaagaagagacaagttagtttaataattaatttaaaatgagTATAAttaataggcagactggatggaccgttcaggtctttatctgtgtATCAGGttaaaagcgtgccgggacaaaggcgcgcgcagacaactgagcgcaactgttttaaagggctccgacggggggtgtgggggggaaccccacccactgtactttatacagatcgcgccgcgttgtgggggcgttggggggggtttggggggttgtaaccccccacattttactgaaaacgtcactttttccctaaaaaaacagggaaatagttaagtttccagtataatgagggcggttacaaccccccaaaccccccacaacgccgccgcaatctgtattaagtaaagtggggggggttccccatcaaaaccccccgttggagcccctaaaaacactctttttctttggcgcgcgcttccgtcttgcgctcagttgtcggcgcgcgcctttgtcttcggcggttttgtctatgaaccctttatctgccgtcatttactattttactatgaTCAACAATTATAAATTGGGTAAACATTTGTTTAAGTAACAGAACTGAAGGGTGGTGGTAATAGGATCAACTCTAGTGAAGGAAATGACCAGTGGGGTGTGTCTCaaggttttcttttttatttatgagATGTTAAATGTACTTACCTATCTATATAAAAACCTAAGACCAAAAAGCAGTACTAGTTCCTTtaagggtcattttactaaggtgcgctaaccgatgtaGTGCGCGCCAATgaatttagcgcacgttaatctttagcatgtgctaaatcaattagcacgccttagtaaaaggaccccttagtgtttaATTATTGCATTTATTGAATGATTGGGCTTTATTAACTGCTTTtgtgaagagatttacccaagcTGGTGTACATCAGGTTCAGCTTGATGTCAAGCTTAAAATTTGGCTAACCGCATAAAAGATAGTAAAAGGATTAAAAAACAATCAATAAGATTAAACTCGGAGAAGGCAAATTCTAATAACAAGATTAGCATGGTACGGTGTCATAAATATACATATTTAACAGTAGTATAAAACAATCTGAGCTCTCTCAACTTCCCTGTTCCTACTGAAAGAAGAGAGCCGGAGGAGGATTTGGATCCAGCACCAACAGTATTGGGCTCGTCAATATCTGCCTCGACTCCTTTAGATCCTGATTTATGGAGGAAAAAAGCTTactaagggccctttttacaaagcgcTGGTAGCGATGCTGCTGCATTAGAtgtactgaagcccataggaattgaatgggctttggtgaatTTACCACGGCAGCATCACCCTAGGTCAGTGATGGTGAACCTTTTGGAGACTGACTGCCCAAACTGCAACTCAAAACCCACTTATTAAGTGCCAACACAGCATTGGGCTTCTGGGCAGAGGGGCGGGTGATGTGAGAAATGTCCTCAGGTGCGcgtggagagggagaggggagcaGCCTGGCCCTACGTCCCTCGGGGCTTTCTAGTATCGTGTTTCCTCAAaaaaataagacaatgtcttatattaattttgggtccaaaaaacgcactagggcttattttcggggatgtcttttttttttgtgtacatctctcccttcctctcctccaacctCCTCCTCTCTTTCCTAGGTTGCGGTTTGGACacttgggccctgattctataaagggcgcctaagtcattaagtagttaatgagccaattaaaggtcttaacaagcgataattgatacttaggtgtccaaaggacgtagacgcagccacaatttcatggacgcccatgtttaaaacttgCTCCTAACTCAAAAGACGTGAGCAtggtttgggcaatgactcaatttgggcgtcctttgattcatttatatAACACTGAACGACCTAGAGCGTCCAtatcatgcctatattgtaggcgaatgaaaaccaggtctacttttgagcttagattgggcttcaaatagatctgagttctatggacggaacttaggcactctttggacgttcttccggaacttaggcacagtttggatgtccttaatgcgatctgctaaatagctctctgggtttttatttttgctttattaggctcaaaatacatttaataaggcaccacataaccggggcacatcaaaacagatatattgcatgcaaaaccttctattttagtggacaaacagcaatgttatttgctaattagaggaaacgaaccattaactgaagcacggcacatgaaaaacatagctttagttttcttgctaaaaagctatccttttttttctgactaaacagtgctccaatcagctcattcttgaaagcaaagaaagcacgtgacacaaatatatagattgcatgcataccttcatttgcaaaagcttaagaacagaaaaacccccaaatacagaccttagcatggcttctacttcattgcaaatggaggtttgcagctgcacaatggtgacctcactgtgagatcatcaaggtgcaactacaaggtagaatgccacaattaaaatatgtgctggggagctggttgggatttgaacttaagacctctggaagaggagcacaggTCTTTTACTTAGTGAGCTATAGCAGTTTCTAGGCAGGtatctctgactgccctgtgatatgatagcttagcagatgtctaaagaatgacatgggatggtttcctgcagttatccacgAGGACGGTGACAACTGCTAACCTTGCCTGGTGTCAATTCTGAATATCATCTGATACCCACATAATATTGGGATACATAATGAAGAGTGCCAGCCTGCAAAGTATAGCATCCTGCAGTTCTTCCCAACTCCCCCCACCCTAAAGAAGAATTAAACAGGTGAGGGCTCTTCAGCCTAGAGAAGACAACCGAGAGGAGGTAATGATAGATGTTTATAAAATTATGAATGGGGTAGAACAGGTGAATAGGGAACAGTTAATTATTTCCTTTAGATAGTTCTAGAACTATTATGCGCCACAAAAGTAACAGGTAGCAGATTTTAAACAAACTGTAGAAATGTCTGGTTGATATTCAGTCAGCTCATATGCAGGTCCTCAAATGGGACAGAGCTCTCTCTgtgtgcatcactctgcatttgtccacattacatttctTCTGCCATTTAGATACCCAACATTTCACTGTTATAAGGTGCCCTGCAATTTTTTATTgtctgggttttgttttggggttttttccaaaTTATTGTGAATATTTTTTGTCATTTGCAAATGTAATGATTTCATTCGCTGCTCCCTTTTCCAAATGCGAGGGCTGATTAacaagtaatgagactgcctctgtttttctttccaaaaagTAGACAAGGCAGCGCTCTGCTGGTTCTTGTGGAGTTCACACATCgacgtttctgaacctgcagttggactgtcgtagtcttcattgttgggttaCAGCGAGAGGAAGAACATACGTTTCGTCATGGCAAATGAGGAAGACGTGTCTGTGAGAGTACGCCAGAGGTgcgtgattgaattttgtgttaaacttggaaagagtggtaatgaaactcttgaaatgttacggCAAGCTTACGGTGGTGAATCAATTAGCCGTGCTGCAGTATTTCGGTGGTGGAAACACTTCAAAGAAGGTAACACGCGAGTGACTGATGAAGCACGTTCTGGGAGGCCATCCACTGTGGTTACGGATGTCAACATTGCCAAAGCTACGGAGATGTTGAAAAATGACAGAAGGCTAACTTTACGTGAACTTTCAGCTTCACTTGGCATCTCATTTGAGCGGGTTCAGCATATTGTAACGGAGGAACTGAAAATGCGTCGCGTGTGCGCCAGGTGGGTCCCCAGAAATCTCACAGAAGAGCAGATGCAACGACACATTGAAGTGTGCAAGAACAATgttacacaaagcaaaaaaagagaactgcagagttGATCTGCAAGGCACAGGAACTTTATTGGAATGAATAAATTGTAGTGATCAAACAAGTGGTTCTCATTTGTGAGAAGATGGGACCCAAGAACAATGTTAAACAGCATGGATTCCCTCCTAGTAACAGAGAGCATAATTAGGATACTTCTAACTTGATGCTTGCAAACCAACCATAACACTCAGCATTCAAACAGCAACCACCTAGCCTACCAAAAGGTAGAAATgcgaactagagaatgacacggggacaaatttttcactgtccccacgggaactaattttcccatacCGTCCCTGCAATTTCTtttactgtccctgccccattcctgcaagctccaacctccaacctcatctgcacaagctttaaacactttaaaatcctaagtagcaacattctagagctcggattgtgatgtcataatgcatcattccaccaatgcctaagctccgtcctcctgcacaagcctcaaacactttaaaatcataagtagtaacattctagaactcagattgtgatgtcataatgcctaattccaccaatgcctaagctccgtcctcacctgcacaagcctcaaatacttaaaactataagtgtttgagacttctgcggttaaggtagagattacaggaatgggacagggacagcgacaaaacacacagggacggggaaattgagttcctgcagcgacggggaaaaatttttccccgtgtcattctctaatatgaataTTGAAACTTCTTCCAGGGCACCAGTACATCTCCTTTTCAGAGGTGCAATTGGGAAAGCAGAACAAGATAAACTGCCACAGATTCTTACATAGAAATTAGACACTAGTGAAATtgatacataaaaacatagatcTCATCAAATAACTGAATCAGCGTATacagaaatagaaatatatagacaagaGCGGGACTGGAAATCCCGAGAAGTCAGACTTGATATATCATACAGTGCTGAAGAAAGAAAATGCATTTCTTAtggcaatgtaataataataataataataactttattcttctataccgccacaatcttgcgacttctaggcagtttacaatcaagagagctggacattcagcgaaacacAATATGCAGATATACATATGAAGTACAGATAGTATAGACTGTAAGAAATCAAGAATATTgaaatacaatttgcttagcaagagtataagatgtacattttggtaggtaatgtcTGAGCGGACCTGTTTGGAATAGGCCGCATGTTTTAGAAAATAACAATGAAAAATAACGATATTATAAGGATAATAGATTACAGAGTATGTATCACAGTTACGTGAGATTCAGGTGGACTCAGGGGGGGGATAGAGGTAGGGAggtggagggaagaggagagggggggtAAAGGTAGGGGTATGGTAGGGGGAGAATGTTcttggggagaaagaggggaaggcgggtcaattgtttaggtatttcaggaataggtatgtttttaggcgcttcctaaattcctcgtaggtagtgggcgaaagcagttgatctaggtctttaccccataggactgcttg encodes:
- the LOC117365263 gene encoding protein GVQW3-like — translated: MANEEDVSVRVRQRCVIEFCVKLGKSGNETLEMLRQAYGGESISRAAVFRWWKHFKEGNTRVTDEARSGRPSTVVTDVNIAKATEMLKNDRRLTLRELSASLGISFERVQHIVTEELKMRRVCARWVPRNLTEEQMQRHIEVCKNNVTQSKKRELQS